Below is a genomic region from Leptolyngbyaceae cyanobacterium.
ATCCCCCCATCCCCCCATCCCCCCACACCCTCGTCCCTTAATCTTGGGCATTTCCGGCGCATCCGGGCTGATCTATGCAGTCAGAGCGTTGAAATTTCTCCTAGAAGCCGAATACGTCATTGATTTAGTTGCATCTAAATCTACATATATGGTTTGGCAGGCAGAACAAAATATTACGATGCCTGCTAATCCCATTCAACAAGAGCAATTCTGGCGAGAACAAGCAGGAGTAAAAACTAAAGGTAAACTCCGGTGTCACCCTTGGGGCGATGTGGGAGCTAACATTGCAAGTGGTTCCTTCCGCACTTTGGGAATGATCGTCATGCCGTGCAGTATGAGTACGGTAGCAAAATTAGCGAGTGGTCTGAGTTCCGACCTTTTGGAACGAGCGGCTGACGTACAACTCAAAGAAGGACGTAAACTCGTCATAGTACCCCGCGAGACGCCCTTTAGCTTGATTCACCTGCGAAATCTCACTACTTTAGCTGAAAGTGGCGCGAGAATTGTGCCAGCTATCCCAGCTTGGTATCACAATCCTCAGACTATTGAAGATTTGGTGGATTTCGTGGTAGCTCGCGCTTTAGATCAACTCGACATAGATTGCATTCCCATCCAGCGCTGGCAAGGACACCGATCGTAAGTCAAAAGTCAAAAAATATACCTAACGATCTAATCATTGGCGATCGAACTTTTTTGTCTTTTTCCTTCTCGATCGCTTTTACGATTACCTAAATGTTTGCTACAGATTGTAGAAAGGGAGAGTTTTAGCTTTTAATCTAAGGGTTGTAAATCCAAATATTTTCAGCTAAATCCGACCCTAACAATTTGTAGCCCACATTTGCGTAAACGATGTTACTTATCTTGTCTAATCACCAATAAAAAATTACCATGACTAACATAATTTATTATATTTTATTACTGGTTTTGATTCTGGGAGGGCTAATTGTATTTGCCCTGCAAAACTCGTCACCAGTTGTACTGACTTTTTTAGGAGTGAAAACGATCGGATTGCCACTAGGATTTTCGATCCTAGCAGCCATTGGCGCAGGCTTTTTGACTGCACTAATAATTTTCGGTTTATTTCAATTATCCGATTATTTTTCTTCCCAATCTCTTAGAGAGCGAATTCGCCAACTAGAAGCAGAAAAATCAAGGAATAGATGGCAACGTTCCACAACTAACCCCGCATCTGAAAGCACTTCTTATTCTACTCAGAATAATGCCGCCCAATGGGAAACTACCGCTCCTACCGATCGCGATTACGTTACCCAGCAAGAACAAGAAGAACAAGCAGAAGAAACAGTACGGGATAACCCGAATTATCAAGTTTATTCTCCCCCCAATACTAGCTACGAACGCCCTCAGGAGCCAACTACTCGTTCTCAATCAGGCTCGGTTTATTCTTATAGTTATCAAAATCCTAAGAATTCATCCGTGGGAAAAAGGGAATCGGTTTACGATGCGGAATATCGCATCATCACGCCGCCTTATCGCAGTCCAGAACCTAATGTCACTGAAAATGATGCTGATTGGGAAGCTCCCAAAAATAAGAACAATGATGATGATGAAGATTGGGGATTTGATGATGATGAAGAAGAATTTGACGATACTGACGATCGCACGCCTTATCGCTAATTCAACTTATCAAAATCTCAAATATAAAATCTAAAATCGATATGGGAAGTACTACTGCTACTCTACTTATTTCTTGTCCCGATCGCAAAGGATTAGTCGCCAAAATTGCCAACTTCATTTATGCTAATGGCGGCAATATCATTCACGCCGATCAGCACACTGACTTTGCGGCTGGATTGTTTCTGACTCGCATCGAATGGCAATTAGCAGGCTTTAATTTACCTCGCGATTTAATTGGCCCCGCTTTTAATGCAGTTGCTAAACCTTTGGAAGCTAACTGGCAGTTACATTTTTCCGATACCGTTCCACGCCTTTCTATTTGGGTTAGCCGTCAAGATCATTGTCTTTTAGATTTATTATGGAGGCACAAAGCTAAAGAATTTTCAGCAGAAATCCCTTTGATTATTAGCAATCATGAGGATTTAAAAGACGTTGCTTATCAATTTGGGGCTGACTTTTATCATATCCCGATCGATAAAGAAAATAAGTTGGATCGGGAACCCAAACAATTGGAATTGTTGCAACAATATAATATCGACTTGGTTGTTTTAGCCAAGTATATGCAAATTCTCAGTCCGGAATTTATGAGAAGTTTTCCTAAAAGTATTATCAACATTCATCACTCATTTTTACCTGCTTTTGTTGGAGCAAATCCATACCATAAAGCTTATGCAAGAGGGGTAAAAATTATCGGTGCTACAGCACATTACGTGACCGCAGAACTAGATGCAGGGCCGATTATCGAGCAAGATGTAGTGCGGGTCAGCCACCGCGATGATGTGGCTGATTTAATCAGAAAAGGTAAAGATTTAGAAAGAATAGTATTGGCAAGAGCAGTGCGATCGCACTTGCAAAATCGAGTTTTAGTTTATGGCAATCGCACCGTAGTTTTTGAGTAACGTCATGATGTGCTAAACTCAGATATTGTCTCGCAGAAATGTTTGTCTTAACGCCTTTCTACACTCATAGCGTTTAGGCAAAGTTATCCGACAAATTTATACTAACTCAGCTTCCATGATGGGACTACAAATATTAGTACTAGAAAAATACTGAGTTTGAATTAATTCCCGGGACTCTTGCTTTACTTGACCCGCCATTGCTGCCTGCTGCAACATCATGAAGGCATCTAAGTCTTCTAAAGAGTACTTTTTTTGTAAAAGCTGCCTTAATTGTTCCTCTGCTACTACGGACAAGTAACCTGTGGCTAGAGCCTGTTGGACAACTTCGCGGATTAGATACATTTTTATCACCCTTGTTAAATAAAAATGAGAACTAGAAACCAGTAAGATCACTGAACTAAAGCTATTAAGTTTATCTATAGAGCCTGGGAACACAACTGATATCACGATATTAATCAAAAAAAGATATCGCTTCATTTACTTTTGAACATTCTTCATGCAATCTTTATGAAGAATCTGTGAAGTTTTGATAAATATTATATTATCTGATTTTTCTATTCTCCGCTACTTCACGGATGTTATAAATTAAGTTAAATTTTAGAATTTTTTTGTTAGCTTAAATAGGTTTGACTAACGTTAAGCTAAAATTACGTTAATAAGTTGGAAATATGGCATCTACATTAAATGACCAGCCAGCAGAGTTTGATGAAGCTGCTAATTACTGGAATTTGGAGAAGCTATATATAGATCTTGCCTCCGCAAAAGGTAAAGGTCTTACACCAGTTGAAAAAAGAATTCTTAGGGGATTACTGTGCGGTTACAGTCCCGCAGAAATAACAAATATTATCTATAAAACTCGCAACAGCAGTTCGGTAAGAGTTTATTTATCGAATGGACTGTATAGATATATTCAAGAAATGCTTAATTCTCAAACAAAAGAGAGTGCAGAAATCACTCATTGGAGTAAAATTACTTACTGGTTAGAAAAATCCGGCTATAAAAATTATTCACCTTTATCAGCCAACTTTGTAAATCGCGATTGCAGTATAGTCAAAAACTCAAATAAAGAGGAAAAAAGTTCTACCCTTTATAAACGTTATGACTGGGGAGAAGCCATTGATACAGAAATATTTTATGGACGGGATAAAGAGTTATTAAAATTAGAACAATGGATAATTAATGAGCGGTGTAGATTGGTAAAAATTCTGGGTATGGGTGGTATTGGTAAAACTAGTTTTTCAATACGGCTCGCCCAGAAAATTCAAGATAATTTTGAATATGTAATATGGCGATCGCTTGCTCATTCTCCACCTTTAAATCAATTTTTAGCTAATTTAATTAATTTATTCGATCGAGAAGCAGAAAAGGAATTGGTTTTGACCGAAACAATTGCCGGAAGGATATCTCAATTAATCGAGCGCTTGAGAAATTATCGCTGTTTGCTAATATTTGATGGTATTGACTTTCTTTTCAAACCGAAAAGTTATGCAGGGGAATTTCGACAAGAATACCAAATTTATAAAGAGTTATTCAGACGAATTGGGGAAGCATTACATCAAAGTTGTTTAATATTGACAAGCCGAGAAAAATTAAAAGAACTATCCTTTATGGAAGGGGTAAATTTACCAGTGCGTTCTTTTTATATAAATGGATTAAGTGATAGAGAATGCTTCAAAATAATTAGAGATAAAGGTGTAGAACCTTCCGAGAGAGAGGGGAAACAACTGGTGAAACGATATGCGGGCAATCCTTTGGCTTTAAAAATAGTAATGACGACGATCGCGGATTTATTTCAAGGGAATTTAGCAGAATTTGTTAAGCAAGATATTATCATATTTGGCGAAATAAAAAAATTATTAGAAGAACATTTAAATCGGCTATCTCAACCAGAAGAAAAAATGATTAAATGGTTGGCCATTGAAAAAGAATTTTATTTAAATAAAGAAGAGCAAAAAGGGATAATATCTGATATTTCCAAATCAGAATTAATCGAAGTGTTAGAATCTCTGACCAGTCGATCGCTAATTTATAAAAAAGCCAACAGTTTCCAGTTACAGCCGATATTTAAGGCTTATTTGCAAGAACAACTAATTAAGCCAGCCGATCCGATGGCGATCGACCGAAAACAGGTCAAGGATGGTCAAATAGCAGCTACACTAAATACCAGTCCCGATGGAAATGACACGCAGAGCTTAACAGGTGAACAATATTTTAAAGGGAATCAACCTCTACCTCATAGGTATGATGGGAGCAGGTAAGACGACGGTAGGACGCTTATTGGCGGAAGAATTAGGTTACCGTTTCTTCGATACCGATGCCCTGATCGAACAAGTAGCGAAGGGAAAATCCATTAACGAAATTTTTACAACTGAAGGGGAAGCTGCCTTTCGGGAAATGGAAAGCCAAGTACTGGCAGAACTATCCACATATACAAAGTTAGCGATCGCAACCGGTGGCGGTATAGTTCTCCAAAGAAAAAACTGGAGTTACCTACAGCACGGTTTGGTAGTCTGGTTGGACGTACCCGTAGAATTACTGATAGAACGGTTGGCCGAAGATGCTACTCGTCCCTTGTTAAAAGATGCTGACCCCCGCCGCAAGTTGGAAATGCTTCTGGAACAACGACGATCGCTTTACGCACAAGCAGATATCAAAGTCACCCAACAAGCGGGAGAGACACCCGAACAAGTGGCAAAACGAGTGATAGAAGCGATTCCCAGCGTCATCAAACCAGCATCCGTTCCCCCCGCATCCTTTAATTAACAGGAAATTGTTGTTATTGCGATCGTTTCCTCACTCCAACCTCAACTAAACTGCATTTAAACCTTTTCATATCTAAAATTTCCTCATGCTAGAAGAAAAAGAATACATTCAAAAAGCGGAAGCCACTCGCGTCCGAGTACTCAGCGAAGCACTTCCCTACATCCAACAATTTGCCGGTAAAACCGTTGTGGTCAAGTACGGCGGTGCCGCCATGAAAGACAGCACGCTGAAAGATAAAGTAATGCGCGATGTCGTCTTTTTATCCTGCGTTGGCTTAAGACCGATCTTGGTACATGGTGGTGGCCCAGAAATTAACTCTTGGTTAGATAAACTGGGAATCGAGCCACAATTTAAAAATGGTTTGCGAGTAACCGACGCCGCCACAATGGATGTAGTAGAAATGGTATTGGTAGGTCGAGTAAACAAAGAAATTGTCTCTCTAATCAACCAAGCTGGCGGATCGGCAGTCGGACTGTGCGGTAAAGATGGCAACTTGATCAAAGCACGTCCTCAAGGTCAAGAAGGAATTGGTTTTGTCGGAGAAGTTAGCGTTGTCAATATTAGGCTTTTGGAATCCCTAGTTAAAGAGGGATATATTCCAGTCGTATCTAGCGTGGCCGCAGATGAAACCGGACAAGCTTATAATATTAACGCCGATACGGTAGCTGGAGAAATAGCCGCTGCTTTAGGTGCAGAAAAGTTAATCCTACTCACAGATACATCAGGTATCTTAAAAGATTACAAAGACCCTTCTACCTTGATCGCGAAACTGGATATTCAAGAAGCTCGCAATCTGATTTCTTCCGGTATAGTTGCTGGCGGCATGATTCCGAAGGTAAATTGTTGCGTGAGAAGTTTGGCGCAAGGTGTCAAAGCTACTCATATTATTGATGGTCGCATTCCTCACGCTCTGCTGTTGGAAATTTTTACCGACGCCGGGATCGGATCGATGATCGTTGCTTCGGAATTTATGAGTTAGATTTCGATTTCAGTTCTGTTTGGGAAAGGGGGAATAGTTTTCTCTCTTTCTCTTTTTGGCTGGCTGGAATAAGGTGACTTCACCACAGATGTCCGCAGATAAACGCAGATGTAGATGCAGGATTTATCGTTTAGCGCATGAGTACGATCGCATTTGTTCGATCCCGCTCCCCACTACCCACCACCTACTACCAGTAATAAGTTAGTCTAGAAATTGTTGACAAATAAGTAAACGATCGGGTGAGTACTGAAAGTTTAGAAATCGTTAAAACTGAGTACCAAGCTGGCAAATCTGCTTTTGAGAGGGGACAATATCGCCAGTCGATTCAACATTTGGAAAAAGCTAGCGCTTTAGCCGATCGCAATTCTCGCTTAGGCGGTGACGTGCAGATGTGGTTGGTAACGGCTTACGAAGCAGCGGGTCAACGCACGGATGCGATCGCTCTTTGCAAACAACTGCACAACCATCCCAGCCTGGAAATCCGCAAACAAAGTCGTCGCTTGATTTACATTTTAGAAGCGCCTCAACTGAAACGCCCTCCCGAATGGCTAACTCAAATACCCGACCTCGGCGCATTGGGTGACAACGATCGCAAAACTCGTTTGGGTGATGCTACTCCCGTTAAAACTTCTCCCCGTCCTCGTCCGCAACCCCAACCGATCGATCTCAGCCAAGTCAACACCAAAGATAATTTGTTTATCTGGATCGCTTTGATTGCTGTAATTGTTACTTTAGCTGGTTTAGCTTGGTTCGGGTTTTAGTCGTTTTCAATCGAATCTTGGAAAAATTGCCACGATCTCCCTTTCATACCCTTTTTTAAAGGGTATTTTGAGTTTTTTTATTTTCCAATTGTTTAGAAATTAGTGCTATTAGCAAGCCATTAAAAAATTGGAAAAAATCCCCTTTTTTAACCGAAAGATCGAACCCGAATGACAACTTTAATGCAGTCGTATCCTAATAACTATATAACGTAAGTTGCTAGTTATTAGGTTTGGGCTGGTAGTAAGATGAAAAGATGATTCAAAATTGAAACATTTTTCAGATGACTTACTTCTATAGCGATCCTCAATGAATTCCCAACAACTAAACCCCAACCTAGCCCTCCTCTTGCTAAGGGGAGGGCTAGGTTGGGGTTGATTATTTGAATAAGATCGCTATAGTCCCTTCTTTCCCTCACCCCTACCTTCCTAAGTTTTGATAACTAGCAAATTGAGTTATATATATCAATTTCCGCCGTTGGATTTTTCTCGCGTAACCTAACTACATCTGTCGTGAGAAAGGTTTCCTTTTCTTCTTTAACCTAATAAGTCTCTGCCTTCTTGTAGGGGTACGTACCCGACTATCTACTTCATTATGGAAATGTAAACGTTCCTTAACAAATGAATTGGATTTCTATGACAGCAGCAAATGTAAGTGCTTACGACCAAGGTAAAAAAGCGTTGAAAAGCTTGAGTATAGACGACCAACTTGCCTTATTATGGTTCGTTTATACCAAAATGGGTAAATCGATCACTCCAGCTGCTCCAGGCGCTTCAGGTTCGGAAATTGCTCGAGGATTGTTCGAGCAAGTGAAAGCACTTCCCCATCAAGAACAACTGAAAGTTCAGCGAGAAATTGCATCAAAAGCAAATACTCAAATTTGTCGGGAATACGGTGGATTGAGTCCGGAAACAAAGTTAGCTTTTTGGTACTTTTTAGCCCAAGGCATGGAAAACGGCACGATTATTCCCATGCCTCCTAATTATCAACTTCCCCAAGCCGGACAAGAATTATTGGCGAAAATTGAAGGATTGAGTTTTCAAGAACAAATCGATTTCTTACGCGGCGCAGTGTTAGAAATGGGTGCAGAACCCGCCAGCAGTTCCATTTAATTAGATTCGAGCGAATCGGGGAAGGGAAGGGAAGAGAAGAAAGGAAAGAAAATTATCAATAGACTTCTCTAAAAAACTTTGTAGAGACGTTTCATGAAACGTCTCTACAAGAGTTCTAGGCGACACACCTTTAATTTATGGAGAAATCTAATATAATTCTCCTGTAGCATCCCTTCCCTCCATCCCCCATCTACACTTTCTTTCACCAAAATGTCTCGATCCTAATTTTGTTGTTGCTGCCAAGATTTATATTTTTCCGTTTCTGCTAAAGCAGGATTAACTCCAAACCAGCGCCCTACAGAATCTCGATATTCGTATACAAACATACTTCGCAGCAAAGTTTGGTATTGCACTTCACCTCTCACGCTTGACAACTGTACTACTTGAAATAATAAGTCCCACTCTTTTTCATCGATCGCCAACACCAAATCATCTCGATTCCTGGCAATCACCGTTTCCAGACATTCGCGGGAAATTGGCGGGTCTTCTCGCTGAAGACAACTATACAGCAATCCCAGCAAGTTTCTCACATGACCGCCACTGAACCGACACAGGCGATCTAAAGTTGTTACGCTATCAAAAATTTGCGCGATCGAACTAACGCGAGTTTCGGGAGCGATCCCCGGAAAAGCTCTCGCCAGCACCAGTTGCCTTAACAAAGCCATTCCTTCCGGACAGTCCCGACCATCTCTTAATTTTACCTGCACCATCGGCAAAACCTTCGGAGCCAAACCACCCCCCAAGCGATTCTTTAGAGTTTCATAATCATTAGAAAAAATTAATGACAGAGGAATGGTGTAAACTACGTGGCAGTTGAGTTTCTGTAATTGCTCACCCCGATCGATAAACAGATACTCTGGTTGACTTCGCCCGTTGGCAGTCACCGGGCGCATATCCACCCGATCCAGATTATCGATGATCACTACTAGCCCTTCTTTCCCACGCCGTTTCAGTTCCCATTTAGCACGTCCCAATAGCTCTTCGTTAATTGATTGCAAAATGCTATTGGTACGAGGTTCCAGGTATTGCCTTAACTGATGGCGCAGCTTCGGTGCAGCTTGGGTTTTGGCAGTAATTTTACCGATCCCCAAAGACAATTCTGCTTCCGCCGCCAGATCGATCGGAGTTTGCAAGAAATCAACCACTTCTTGAAACAGGTTGACAAAATAGCTTGGTTTAAGCTTAATACTAATAGCTTCCAGGCTAGCGCTCACCTGACGGGCTACGCTCAGCAGGATATCTGTAATATCAACATCCGCCATATCCAAATCTTGGCTGGATTCAAAGTAAACTACATGAAATCCTTGCTGTTCCAACTGTGCCCTTAACCTTTGTAGCTCAGTGGATTTACCACAACCAATATGGCCGGTAAATAACTGACAGGTTGGCTCCTCTGGAGAAATTCGGGTA
It encodes:
- a CDS encoding LapA family protein, with the protein product MTNIIYYILLLVLILGGLIVFALQNSSPVVLTFLGVKTIGLPLGFSILAAIGAGFLTALIIFGLFQLSDYFSSQSLRERIRQLEAEKSRNRWQRSTTNPASESTSYSTQNNAAQWETTAPTDRDYVTQQEQEEQAEETVRDNPNYQVYSPPNTSYERPQEPTTRSQSGSVYSYSYQNPKNSSVGKRESVYDAEYRIITPPYRSPEPNVTENDADWEAPKNKNNDDDEDWGFDDDEEEFDDTDDRTPYR
- the purU gene encoding formyltetrahydrofolate deformylase → MGSTTATLLISCPDRKGLVAKIANFIYANGGNIIHADQHTDFAAGLFLTRIEWQLAGFNLPRDLIGPAFNAVAKPLEANWQLHFSDTVPRLSIWVSRQDHCLLDLLWRHKAKEFSAEIPLIISNHEDLKDVAYQFGADFYHIPIDKENKLDREPKQLELLQQYNIDLVVLAKYMQILSPEFMRSFPKSIINIHHSFLPAFVGANPYHKAYARGVKIIGATAHYVTAELDAGPIIEQDVVRVSHRDDVADLIRKGKDLERIVLARAVRSHLQNRVLVYGNRTVVFE
- a CDS encoding orange carotenoid protein N-terminal domain-containing protein, translated to MNWISMTAANVSAYDQGKKALKSLSIDDQLALLWFVYTKMGKSITPAAPGASGSEIARGLFEQVKALPHQEQLKVQREIASKANTQICREYGGLSPETKLAFWYFLAQGMENGTIIPMPPNYQLPQAGQELLAKIEGLSFQEQIDFLRGAVLEMGAEPASSSI
- a CDS encoding P-loop NTPase fold protein, whose translation is MLDFPRFFKACNPSRTLMVGNAEDRQYYIDFASVRGGKIIEELGRTITRISPEEPTCQLFTGHIGCGKSTELQRLRAQLEQQGFHVVYFESSQDLDMADVDITDILLSVARQVSASLEAISIKLKPSYFVNLFQEVVDFLQTPIDLAAEAELSLGIGKITAKTQAAPKLRHQLRQYLEPRTNSILQSINEELLGRAKWELKRRGKEGLVVIIDNLDRVDMRPVTANGRSQPEYLFIDRGEQLQKLNCHVVYTIPLSLIFSNDYETLKNRLGGGLAPKVLPMVQVKLRDGRDCPEGMALLRQLVLARAFPGIAPETRVSSIAQIFDSVTTLDRLCRFSGGHVRNLLGLLYSCLQREDPPISRECLETVIARNRDDLVLAIDEKEWDLLFQVVQLSSVRGEVQYQTLLRSMFVYEYRDSVGRWFGVNPALAETEKYKSWQQQQN
- the argB gene encoding acetylglutamate kinase, which produces MLEEKEYIQKAEATRVRVLSEALPYIQQFAGKTVVVKYGGAAMKDSTLKDKVMRDVVFLSCVGLRPILVHGGGPEINSWLDKLGIEPQFKNGLRVTDAATMDVVEMVLVGRVNKEIVSLINQAGGSAVGLCGKDGNLIKARPQGQEGIGFVGEVSVVNIRLLESLVKEGYIPVVSSVAADETGQAYNINADTVAGEIAAALGAEKLILLTDTSGILKDYKDPSTLIAKLDIQEARNLISSGIVAGGMIPKVNCCVRSLAQGVKATHIIDGRIPHALLLEIFTDAGIGSMIVASEFMS
- a CDS encoding NB-ARC domain-containing protein, with amino-acid sequence MASTLNDQPAEFDEAANYWNLEKLYIDLASAKGKGLTPVEKRILRGLLCGYSPAEITNIIYKTRNSSSVRVYLSNGLYRYIQEMLNSQTKESAEITHWSKITYWLEKSGYKNYSPLSANFVNRDCSIVKNSNKEEKSSTLYKRYDWGEAIDTEIFYGRDKELLKLEQWIINERCRLVKILGMGGIGKTSFSIRLAQKIQDNFEYVIWRSLAHSPPLNQFLANLINLFDREAEKELVLTETIAGRISQLIERLRNYRCLLIFDGIDFLFKPKSYAGEFRQEYQIYKELFRRIGEALHQSCLILTSREKLKELSFMEGVNLPVRSFYINGLSDRECFKIIRDKGVEPSEREGKQLVKRYAGNPLALKIVMTTIADLFQGNLAEFVKQDIIIFGEIKKLLEEHLNRLSQPEEKMIKWLAIEKEFYLNKEEQKGIISDISKSELIEVLESLTSRSLIYKKANSFQLQPIFKAYLQEQLIKPADPMAIDRKQVKDGQIAATLNTSPDGNDTQSLTGEQYFKGNQPLPHRYDGSR
- a CDS encoding flavin prenyltransferase UbiX; this encodes MGISGASGLIYAVRALKFLLEAEYVIDLVASKSTYMVWQAEQNITMPANPIQQEQFWREQAGVKTKGKLRCHPWGDVGANIASGSFRTLGMIVMPCSMSTVAKLASGLSSDLLERAADVQLKEGRKLVIVPRETPFSLIHLRNLTTLAESGARIVPAIPAWYHNPQTIEDLVDFVVARALDQLDIDCIPIQRWQGHRS
- a CDS encoding shikimate kinase, yielding MNNILKGINLYLIGMMGAGKTTVGRLLAEELGYRFFDTDALIEQVAKGKSINEIFTTEGEAAFREMESQVLAELSTYTKLAIATGGGIVLQRKNWSYLQHGLVVWLDVPVELLIERLAEDATRPLLKDADPRRKLEMLLEQRRSLYAQADIKVTQQAGETPEQVAKRVIEAIPSVIKPASVPPASFN